Proteins co-encoded in one Armatimonadota bacterium genomic window:
- the fucI gene encoding L-fucose isomerase, producing MAHPKNPPVHRLRGELPKIGIRPTIDGRRQGVRESLEGQTMAMAQSVAKLLTENLRHACGLPVECVIADTCIGGLAENAACEQKFQREGVGVSITVTPCWCYGYETMDFDPYRPKAVWGFNGTERPGAVYLAAVMAAHAQKGLPAFSIYGRDVQDATDTSIPDDVKEKLLRFAKAGLAVATMRGKTYVSMGNVSMGIAGSLVDQDFLQRYLGMSVMTVDMVEFVRRMERGIYDEEEFRRAMAWVKEYCKEGEDYNPPDKQMSRAEKDRAWEISVKMALIARDLMVGNPRLAQIGYEEEALGFNGIAGGFQGQRQWTDHLPNGDFMEAILNSSFDWNGIRQPYILATENDHLNGICMLWGHLLTGTAQIFADVRTYWSPEAVQRVTGWTPTGLAEGGFIHLINSGPAALDGTGQQEIDGKPAIKPWWEVTSDEVDRCLQATTWHCAMLEYFRGGGWSTRFRTRGGMPATMFRLGLVHGLGPVLQIAEGYVVEIPEEVHRKLDERTNPTWPTTWFVPKVTGQGAFRDVYTVMAHWAANHGTLSYGHIGAELITLASALRIPVAMHNVPAERVFRPHAWGLFGTSDPEAADYRACQTFGPLYG from the coding sequence ATGGCACATCCGAAGAACCCACCTGTCCATCGGCTCAGGGGCGAACTGCCCAAAATCGGTATTCGTCCCACCATCGACGGCAGGCGGCAGGGCGTTCGTGAAAGTCTGGAAGGGCAGACGATGGCGATGGCTCAATCGGTCGCTAAACTGCTCACCGAGAACCTGCGGCACGCCTGCGGTCTGCCCGTAGAGTGTGTGATTGCCGACACCTGCATCGGCGGGCTGGCGGAAAACGCCGCCTGCGAGCAAAAGTTCCAGCGGGAGGGCGTTGGCGTGAGCATTACCGTCACCCCCTGCTGGTGCTATGGCTATGAAACAATGGACTTCGATCCCTATCGCCCCAAGGCGGTATGGGGCTTTAACGGCACGGAACGCCCGGGCGCGGTGTATCTGGCAGCGGTGATGGCGGCGCACGCACAAAAGGGCTTGCCTGCGTTCAGCATCTACGGGCGCGACGTGCAGGATGCCACCGATACCTCCATTCCCGACGACGTGAAGGAGAAACTGCTGCGCTTTGCCAAAGCGGGTCTGGCGGTTGCCACCATGCGCGGCAAAACCTATGTGTCCATGGGCAACGTGTCGATGGGCATCGCTGGCTCGCTGGTGGACCAGGACTTTCTGCAGCGCTATCTGGGAATGAGCGTGATGACCGTCGACATGGTGGAGTTCGTACGGCGCATGGAGCGAGGCATCTACGACGAAGAGGAGTTCCGCCGCGCGATGGCGTGGGTCAAAGAGTACTGCAAGGAGGGTGAGGACTACAACCCTCCCGACAAGCAGATGAGCCGCGCCGAAAAGGACCGTGCGTGGGAAATCAGCGTGAAGATGGCGCTCATCGCCCGGGACCTGATGGTGGGCAACCCCAGGCTGGCACAAATCGGTTACGAGGAAGAGGCACTGGGCTTCAACGGTATCGCCGGCGGATTCCAGGGACAGCGCCAGTGGACAGACCACCTGCCCAACGGCGACTTCATGGAGGCGATACTCAACTCGTCCTTTGACTGGAACGGTATCCGTCAGCCTTACATCCTCGCTACGGAGAACGACCACCTCAACGGTATCTGCATGTTGTGGGGACACTTGCTGACGGGCACGGCGCAAATCTTCGCCGACGTGCGCACCTACTGGAGCCCGGAGGCTGTCCAGCGCGTGACCGGCTGGACCCCCACCGGTTTGGCAGAGGGCGGTTTTATCCATCTCATCAACTCGGGACCCGCTGCCCTGGACGGCACGGGACAGCAAGAAATAGACGGTAAGCCCGCCATCAAGCCCTGGTGGGAGGTAACTTCCGACGAAGTAGACCGCTGCTTGCAAGCGACTACATGGCACTGCGCCATGCTGGAGTACTTCCGGGGTGGTGGATGGTCTACCCGATTCCGCACGCGAGGCGGAATGCCTGCCACCATGTTCCGCCTGGGACTGGTGCACGGTCTGGGTCCGGTACTGCAGATTGCGGAAGGGTATGTGGTGGAGATACCTGAAGAGGTGCACCGCAAGCTGGACGAGCGCACCAACCCCACCTGGCCCACCACCTGGTTTGTGCCCAAAGTGACGGGGCAAGGGGCGTTCCGCGACGTGTACACGGTGATGGCGCACTGGGCGGCGAACCACGGTACGCTCAGCTACGGGCACATCGGTGCGGAGTTGATCACGCTGGCATCCGCGTTGCGTATTCCCGTGGCGATGCACAATGTGCCTGCGGAGCGCGTCTTCCGTCCCCATGCATGGGGGCTGTTCGGCACTTCCGACCCTGAGGCGGCGGACTATCGCGCCTGCCAGACGTTTGGGCCCCTTTACGGATAG
- a CDS encoding HD family phosphohydrolase — MNRRSERQRLRAVSHWLRYRLLPRWDWQRLGIATVTIAVLCLVFSGRFIPDKVTLQVGDICPREIRAHRTVRYVDVEETRRLQEMAAKQVETIYEQLPFARVDAQRSVKDAFESIARARTMRPPEASRWLAQQLPFLSTELVRAALEMPASDLQRAQGVAQTLVDEAMQREIRADTADLMERKRAIQAACMQNLGQNALGRLAAAICTNALRPNRVPDVARTEALRERERRGVPPVYRTLVAGDVVIRRGERVTEQHIEMLTALGMRNPRLHWASVLAILILVTMLVVLAALHIAHYHPRVYQQPRQLWLISVVVTLSALGVKLGSSLLGLPLSGVQLGYLTVMSTTMAGMLLAVLVSPHLATLLVGMLAIQSALLMNGEMRFAAISLMSSLVGIYSVWRLHDRYDLLRAGLWIGGTSLVLTWVLGWMNQETITEMSVGSAWAILMSVLAVGGFALFVAVLERPFGAVTHLRLLELSSPEHPLLKELMLRAPGTYAHSIMVSHLADAAAKAIGADSLLARVGCYYHDVGKMRRPEFFIENQRMENVHDRLTPSLSALIIAAHVKDGVELADQYRLPRPVRDIIAQHHGTSLISFFYQQALSGCEMQTPVLEQQFRYSGPKPQSKEAGIVMLADAVEAASRSLSRPTPARIESLVEHIIQEKIADGQLDECSLTFREVHKIQEAFCRLLVAMLHSRVEYPSSAAVTHADYSDESAATPSESLVDAPSDTPLTAPGRLQ; from the coding sequence ATGAACAGACGAAGTGAACGTCAACGGCTACGCGCAGTATCTCACTGGCTGCGCTACCGCTTGCTTCCGCGCTGGGATTGGCAGCGACTGGGTATCGCCACGGTCACCATCGCGGTGTTGTGCCTTGTCTTCTCGGGGCGGTTTATCCCGGATAAAGTGACCCTTCAGGTGGGAGATATCTGCCCTCGTGAAATCCGCGCCCATCGTACCGTCCGCTATGTGGACGTGGAGGAAACCCGCCGCTTGCAGGAGATGGCAGCGAAGCAGGTAGAGACTATCTACGAACAACTGCCCTTCGCCCGTGTGGATGCTCAACGGAGCGTAAAGGACGCCTTTGAATCGATTGCCCGCGCCCGCACCATGCGCCCCCCCGAAGCGTCCCGCTGGCTGGCTCAGCAGCTGCCCTTCCTGTCCACCGAGCTGGTGCGCGCTGCTCTGGAAATGCCCGCATCCGACCTGCAAAGGGCGCAAGGTGTCGCCCAAACGTTGGTTGACGAGGCGATGCAGCGCGAGATCCGCGCCGACACTGCCGACCTGATGGAACGCAAGCGGGCAATACAGGCAGCCTGTATGCAGAATCTGGGACAGAACGCGCTGGGCAGGCTCGCCGCTGCGATATGCACCAACGCTCTGCGCCCCAACCGCGTGCCCGATGTTGCCCGCACAGAGGCGCTGCGAGAGCGCGAACGACGGGGAGTGCCCCCTGTGTATCGCACGCTGGTCGCTGGCGATGTGGTGATTCGGCGAGGCGAGCGAGTGACCGAACAGCATATCGAGATGCTTACCGCTCTGGGGATGCGCAACCCGCGCTTGCACTGGGCAAGCGTATTGGCTATTCTGATACTGGTGACGATGCTGGTGGTGCTGGCAGCTTTGCACATCGCCCACTATCACCCCCGAGTGTATCAGCAACCACGCCAGCTGTGGCTGATTTCGGTAGTGGTGACGCTCAGCGCGCTGGGGGTGAAGCTGGGTAGCAGTCTATTAGGGCTTCCGTTATCGGGCGTGCAGCTGGGCTACCTGACAGTGATGAGCACGACCATGGCGGGCATGCTGTTGGCGGTGCTGGTATCGCCGCACCTGGCGACGTTGCTGGTGGGAATGCTGGCGATACAGTCCGCTCTGCTCATGAACGGCGAGATGCGCTTTGCCGCCATCAGCCTGATGAGCAGCCTGGTGGGTATCTACTCGGTGTGGCGGCTGCATGACCGCTACGACTTACTACGGGCAGGTCTGTGGATTGGCGGAACCTCGCTGGTGCTCACGTGGGTGCTGGGCTGGATGAACCAGGAAACGATTACCGAAATGAGCGTGGGGTCGGCGTGGGCGATATTGATGAGCGTGCTGGCAGTAGGCGGTTTTGCCCTCTTTGTAGCGGTGTTGGAGCGTCCGTTCGGAGCGGTAACGCATCTGCGCCTGCTGGAGCTCAGCTCGCCGGAACATCCGTTGCTGAAAGAGCTGATGTTGCGTGCGCCCGGAACCTACGCACACAGCATCATGGTGAGCCATCTGGCTGACGCTGCCGCCAAAGCGATCGGCGCGGACAGCCTGCTGGCGCGAGTGGGGTGCTATTATCACGACGTGGGCAAAATGCGCCGTCCCGAGTTCTTTATCGAAAACCAGCGCATGGAGAACGTACACGACCGCCTGACCCCTTCCCTGTCTGCACTCATCATTGCGGCGCATGTCAAGGATGGCGTGGAGCTGGCAGACCAGTATCGCCTCCCCCGCCCCGTTCGCGACATCATCGCCCAGCATCACGGCACCAGCCTCATCTCCTTCTTCTATCAGCAGGCGCTGTCCGGCTGCGAAATGCAAACCCCTGTGCTGGAACAGCAGTTCCGCTACAGCGGTCCCAAACCTCAAAGCAAAGAGGCGGGCATCGTGATGCTGGCAGACGCCGTGGAGGCAGCGTCGCGCTCGCTCTCGCGCCCGACGCCCGCGCGCATCGAAAGCCTGGTGGAGCATATCATTCAGGAAAAAATCGCTGATGGACAGCTGGACGAGTGCAGTTTAACGTTCCGTGAGGTACATAAGATTCAGGAGGCGTTTTGCCGATTACTGGTAGCGATGCTCCATTCTCGGGTGGAGTATCCTTCATCGGCAGCGGTGACCCATGCAGATTACAGTGACGAATCGGCAGCCACACCCTCTGAATCGCTCGTGGATGCGCCGAGCGATACGCCTCTTACTGCGCCAGGAAGGCTGCAGTAA
- the ybeY gene encoding endoribonuclease YbeY has protein sequence MRRAIRLLLRQEGCSKGDVSIVWTDDEEIRALNRIYRGKDEPTDVLSFSLREASAEETVVDLSSLEEEPPLGEVYISIPTALRQAQAGGRTLEEEVAFLAVHGVMHLLGYEDETQQGYEQMYRRGWEVVQATRPGSDTV, from the coding sequence ATGCGCCGAGCGATACGCCTCTTACTGCGCCAGGAAGGCTGCAGTAAGGGGGACGTCAGCATTGTGTGGACGGACGACGAAGAGATACGTGCGCTCAACCGCATCTATCGCGGGAAGGACGAGCCAACGGACGTGCTCTCTTTCTCGCTGCGCGAGGCATCGGCAGAGGAGACGGTGGTAGACCTTTCCTCGCTGGAAGAAGAGCCGCCGCTGGGCGAGGTGTATATCTCCATCCCGACCGCCTTGCGCCAGGCGCAGGCAGGAGGACGCACGCTGGAAGAGGAAGTGGCTTTTCTGGCGGTACATGGGGTAATGCACCTGCTGGGCTACGAAGACGAAACCCAGCAGGGCTACGAGCAGATGTACCGCCGAGGCTGGGAGGTGGTACAAGCCACCCGACCGGGAAGTGATACCGTATGA
- the cytR gene encoding DNA-binding transcriptional regulator CytR, with protein MSVQRKRCTIKEVAARSGVSVATVSNVLQNKSHLYSPETAERVWRAVRELGYRPSSVARSLIRQRTDTIGIILEERQELVLDPYVMSVLEGILEYTAPRNYPVKIISMLYQQSPDSFLAHVDDGSVDGVVLIAPRTYSAALQWAQRSDIPAVVIGSTPPDTPLPCVDVDDTAAIYQAVRWLIELGHRRIGHIAGPQTQWSAKRRLQAYYQAMRDASIEVQPDWVAEGRYTPPSGKEAMERLLHVSPPLTAVVCGNDWMAMGAMEAIYQSGLRIPEDISLIGFDDIGTAQWVTPPLTTLRQPAQQIGAKAAELLVNQIETGKRGREIALFSAEMVVRQSVAPPKG; from the coding sequence ATGTCCGTCCAGCGCAAGCGATGCACCATTAAAGAGGTTGCCGCGCGAAGCGGGGTGTCTGTAGCCACAGTATCCAACGTGCTACAGAATAAGAGCCATCTCTACTCCCCGGAAACCGCTGAGCGTGTGTGGAGAGCGGTGCGCGAGCTGGGCTATCGTCCCAGCTCGGTGGCACGTAGCCTGATTCGCCAGCGTACGGACACCATCGGGATCATCCTGGAGGAGCGGCAGGAGCTGGTGCTGGACCCTTACGTGATGTCGGTGCTGGAGGGCATTCTGGAATACACCGCGCCCCGCAATTACCCCGTTAAGATTATCAGCATGTTGTATCAACAGAGCCCCGATAGCTTCCTGGCGCACGTGGACGATGGTTCAGTAGACGGGGTAGTGCTCATAGCCCCCCGTACCTATAGCGCCGCATTGCAATGGGCGCAACGGTCAGATATTCCGGCGGTGGTTATCGGTAGTACGCCTCCCGACACTCCCCTTCCCTGCGTGGACGTGGACGACACCGCAGCCATTTACCAGGCGGTGCGCTGGCTGATTGAGCTGGGACATCGGCGTATCGGGCACATCGCCGGCCCGCAGACTCAGTGGAGTGCGAAAAGGCGACTGCAGGCGTATTATCAGGCGATGCGGGACGCAAGCATCGAGGTGCAACCCGACTGGGTTGCTGAAGGAAGGTACACTCCCCCTTCTGGCAAAGAAGCGATGGAGCGACTGCTGCACGTGTCGCCCCCGCTGACCGCAGTCGTGTGTGGCAACGACTGGATGGCGATGGGTGCGATGGAGGCGATTTACCAGAGTGGCTTGCGCATCCCTGAAGACATCTCGCTGATAGGCTTTGACGACATCGGCACGGCACAGTGGGTCACTCCGCCACTCACTACCCTGCGCCAGCCGGCACAGCAGATTGGCGCGAAAGCAGCGGAGTTATTGGTCAACCAGATAGAAACCGGCAAGCGCGGACGTGAAATCGCGTTGTTCTCTGCCGAGATGGTGGTGCGCCAAAGCGTCGCCCCGCCGAAGGGATAA
- a CDS encoding diacylglycerol kinase, which yields MRIAKNPLDSFRYAVEGIIYTFRTQKHMRFHFFSVALVLLAGLLFRLDKAEMVILLFTVSMVLVAEMFNTAVEAIVDLITDTYHPLAKLAKDIAAGAVLVTAVNAIVVGFLLFLTEQHLDEIRLNLQEHKPEPIVTLVVGTVLLLLIIILGKIFGRKGSLLHGGVISGHSALGFFMAMTIIFLSNNLLMAILALSMAALIAQSRVEGRIHSLQEVLLGALVAVLLAGAIYWLA from the coding sequence ATGAGGATTGCCAAGAACCCACTGGATAGCTTCCGTTACGCCGTCGAGGGCATCATCTACACCTTCCGCACGCAGAAGCACATGCGCTTTCACTTTTTCAGTGTGGCGCTGGTGCTTCTGGCAGGACTGCTGTTTCGGCTCGATAAGGCAGAGATGGTGATCCTGCTGTTCACCGTGTCGATGGTGCTGGTGGCAGAGATGTTCAACACGGCTGTGGAAGCCATCGTCGACCTGATTACGGATACTTATCATCCGCTGGCGAAGCTGGCGAAGGACATTGCAGCGGGTGCAGTGCTGGTCACCGCTGTGAACGCTATCGTGGTGGGGTTCCTGCTGTTCCTCACCGAGCAGCATCTGGACGAAATTCGCCTGAACCTGCAGGAGCACAAACCCGAACCCATCGTCACGCTGGTGGTGGGAACGGTCTTGTTGCTGCTGATTATCATCCTGGGCAAAATCTTCGGGCGTAAAGGCTCGCTGCTGCACGGAGGAGTCATCAGCGGGCATAGTGCGCTGGGCTTCTTCATGGCGATGACCATTATCTTCCTCTCCAATAACCTGTTGATGGCGATACTCGCGCTCAGCATGGCAGCGCTCATCGCCCAGAGCCGGGTGGAAGGACGCATCCATAGCCTGCAGGAGGTGCTGCTGGGCGCGCTGGTGGCTGTGCTGCTGGCGGGAGCCATCTACTGGCTGGCATGA
- a CDS encoding membrane protein — MNEEGGARTTLTTQKDESDSPSPRPYRWIWLLLLVAGALYAQGTSPAEQTTEQTHDLRDLLWVVVLILATAFFAMVDSALRAMHGARVRDLVEEGVPNARLVEKLLADPDRFIATAQIGMVLSSFLAAAVAATGLSRGAALLLQLLSEADWWQRHSEPVAVFLVTVLTGLLALIVGTLVPRTIAEKYAEKVALRLARPLWVCAWLLSPLVVVVIALSNAIVKPLKVRVDFSPRVLTPEEIISLVDAGEEQGVIEEEEREMIQSVLEFPDTIVRKVMTPRIDMHCVPVEASLQEVLDIIRNTGHSRIPVYEGTVDNIIGIVYAKDLLRLYPHLEPFDLRKVMRPPYFIPETKKVDELMREFRAKKTQIAIVRDEYGGTSGLVTLEDILEELVGEIHDEYDTEETPFEQLDSHTYRADGRTPVDDVNDKTGLHLPTDEYDTIGGFVFGLFGRPAQAGEQIAYGRANFVVEEADGRRIRKLRIEVTPTEVEAEEAEEPQESTL; from the coding sequence ATGAACGAGGAAGGAGGCGCAAGAACAACCTTGACAACGCAAAAGGATGAGTCCGACAGTCCCAGTCCCAGACCTTACCGCTGGATATGGCTGCTATTGCTGGTGGCTGGCGCGCTGTATGCGCAGGGAACCTCTCCGGCGGAACAGACCACCGAACAAACGCATGACCTTCGCGATCTGCTGTGGGTGGTGGTGCTGATACTGGCGACCGCCTTCTTTGCGATGGTGGACAGCGCGCTGCGCGCGATGCACGGAGCTCGGGTGCGTGACCTGGTAGAGGAAGGCGTGCCCAACGCGCGGCTGGTGGAGAAACTGCTTGCTGACCCCGACCGGTTCATCGCCACCGCGCAAATCGGCATGGTGCTGAGCAGTTTTCTGGCAGCGGCAGTAGCGGCAACGGGTCTGTCTCGAGGAGCTGCCCTGCTCCTCCAACTCCTCTCAGAAGCCGACTGGTGGCAACGGCACTCCGAGCCGGTAGCGGTGTTTCTCGTCACCGTGCTGACGGGCTTACTGGCGTTGATAGTGGGCACCCTCGTGCCTCGCACCATCGCCGAGAAATATGCAGAAAAAGTGGCGTTGCGGCTGGCGCGTCCGCTATGGGTCTGTGCGTGGCTTCTATCGCCTCTGGTGGTGGTAGTGATTGCACTCAGCAACGCGATAGTGAAGCCTTTGAAGGTGCGGGTAGACTTCTCGCCGCGCGTGCTCACCCCCGAAGAGATTATCAGTCTGGTGGACGCCGGTGAGGAACAGGGGGTCATCGAGGAGGAAGAGCGCGAGATGATTCAGTCCGTGCTCGAGTTCCCCGACACTATCGTGCGCAAGGTGATGACGCCACGCATCGACATGCACTGCGTGCCGGTAGAAGCCTCCCTGCAGGAGGTGCTGGACATTATCCGCAACACGGGGCATTCGCGTATCCCCGTTTACGAGGGCACAGTGGACAACATTATCGGCATCGTTTACGCCAAAGACCTGCTCAGGCTCTATCCGCATCTGGAGCCTTTCGACCTGCGCAAAGTGATGCGTCCACCGTACTTCATCCCCGAAACCAAGAAGGTGGACGAACTGATGCGCGAGTTCCGGGCGAAAAAGACACAGATTGCCATCGTGCGCGACGAGTATGGCGGCACCTCGGGGCTGGTGACGCTGGAAGACATCCTGGAAGAGCTGGTGGGCGAAATCCACGACGAATACGATACGGAAGAGACGCCTTTCGAGCAGCTGGATAGCCATACCTACCGTGCTGACGGACGCACACCGGTGGACGACGTGAATGATAAAACCGGCTTGCACCTGCCTACCGACGAATACGATACCATTGGCGGTTTCGTGTTCGGGTTGTTTGGTAGACCTGCGCAGGCGGGTGAGCAGATTGCCTACGGTCGCGCCAATTTTGTGGTGGAGGAAGCGGACGGCAGACGCATTCGCAAGCTGCGCATCGAGGTCACTCCAACGGAGGTAGAGGCAGAGGAGGCAGAAGAGCCGCAGGAGAGCACTCTGTAA